A genomic window from Camelina sativa cultivar DH55 chromosome 2, Cs, whole genome shotgun sequence includes:
- the LOC104731146 gene encoding uncharacterized protein LOC104731146, producing MDSKSRNFVMGLFVVTAIFLGSGVDAWTGEIRGRVVCDVCADSSIGPEDHVLEGAEVAVLCITKSGEVVNYQAFTNSKGVYTVAETMPESERWDACLARPISSFHTPCNRLHQTNTGIKFTYNRPSGYFHAVKPFVYRPQYAPSYC from the exons ATGGATTCGAAGTCGAGAAATTTCGTGATGGGTCTGTTTGTTGTGACTGCGATCTTTCTAGGTTCTGGTGTCGACGCTTGGACTGGTGAGATTCGTGGTAGAGTTGTATGTGATGTCTGTGCTGATTCTTCAATCGGACCAGAAGATCATGTTCTTGAAG GAGCTGAGGTTGCGGTTCTCTGCATAACAAAATCTGGAGAAGTAGTAAACTACCAAGCTTTCACAAACTCAAAAGGTGTCTACACAGTTGCAGAGACAATGCCAGAGAGCGAACGTTGGGACGCTTGCCTTGCGAGACCCATAAGCAGCTTCCACACACCTTGCAACCGCTTACACCAAACCAATACCGGAATCAAATTCACTTACAACCGCCCTTCCGGTTACTTCCATGCCGTGAAACCGTTTGTGTATCGTCCCCAATATGCTCCTTCTTATTgctga
- the LOC104731154 gene encoding probable folate-biopterin transporter 4: MIHWLKQLRSAFGFAFLWLVCLIYFTQGFRSFVWTAVSYQLKDKLQLSPSASQFVFSVAFFPWSIKPLYGIISDCIPIKGKKRTPYLVISTVLSLVPWLLLGLDSTSRSSSLYLMILLTVQNLGSAMADVVVDAMIAEAVRLEKASFAGDLQSVSWFSMAVGGICGSLLGGYALTNLKIETIFLLFTVLPVLQLLSCALVEEIPANNEPIPEMLDSNEFEEKSKMSNDDNYRDTNKSNTRRRKGQKKGKKGGASNGKSETHKKQSKSLASQWFQSLKTATFGLVRAFKQPIILRPMAWFFIAHITVPNLSTVMFYYQTEVLQLDASFLGTARVVGWLGLMIGTFIYNRYLTNMTLRKSLLFAHIGISITILLDMVLVSRANVGYGVSDKTMVLFGSALGDAINQLKFMPFLILSGRLCPPGIEGTLFALFMSINNLGNTVGSFMGAGLASLLGISSGSFDNMFMGLAIQVFCTYIPVMFLFLIPKEATGVSAS; the protein is encoded by the exons ATGATACATTGGTTGAAGCAGCTGCGATCGGCGTTTGGCTTCGCGTTTCTGTGGCTCGTTTGTCTCATTTACTTCACTCAG GGATTTAGATCGTTTGTGTGGACAGCTGTTTCATACCAGCTCAAAGACAAGCTTCAATTATCACCATCAGCTTCTCAGTTTGTCTTTTCTGTAGCTTTCTTCCCATGGAGCATTAAACCATTATATGG GATTATCTCAGATTGTATACCGATTAAAGGGAAAAAGAGGACGCCGTATTTAGTGATATCGACTGTGCTCTCTCTTGTACCATGGCTCTTGCTTGGTCTAGATTCAACCTCTCGAAGTTCCAGTCTTTATCTGATGATTCTCTTGACTGTACAAAATCTTGGATCAGCTATGGCTGATGTTGTGGTAGATGCTATGATAGCTGAAGCTGTGAGACTTGAAAA GGCCTCGTTTGCTGGAGATCTTCAGTCTGTCTCATGGTTTTCTATGGCTGTGGGTGGAATATGCGGTAGTCTATTAGGAGGCTATGCGTTAACCAACTTGAAGATAGAAACAATATTCCTCCTTTTCACTGTACTACCGGTGCTACAGTTATTATCATGTGCTCTGGTTGAAGAAATTCCTGCTAACAATGAACCAATCCCCGAGATGTTGGATTCTAACGAGTTTGAAGAGAAAAGCAAGATGAGCAACGATGATAACTATCGAGATACAAACAAATCCAATACAAGAAGAAGGAAGGGGCAGAAGAAAGGTAAAAAAGGAGGAGCTTCCAATGGAAAGTCTGAGACACATAAGAAGCAGTCTAAGTCTTTAGCTTCACAGTGGTTCCAGTCACTGAAAACAGCCACTTTTGGCTTGGTCCGAGCATTCAAGCAACCTATCATTTTGAG ACCAATGGCGTGGTTTTTCATAGCGCATATCACTGTACCAAATCTCTCTACCGTCATGTTCTATTACCAAACCGAGGTCTTGCAATTGGATGCTTCTTTCCTAGGAACAGCTCGTGTTGTTGGTTGGTTAGGTCTCATGATTGGTACCTTTATCTACAACCGGTATCTGACAAATATGACTCTACGCAAGTCTCTCTT GTTTGCGCACATCGGGATTTCTATAACGATACTCCTCGATATGGTTCTAGTATCAAGAGCAAATGTGGGCTATGGAGTTTCAGACAAGACAATGGTGCTCTTCGGATCAGCTCTAGGTGATGCCATCAATCAACTCAA GTTCATGCCGTTCTTGATCTTGTCTGGTCGTCTATGTCCTCCTGGGATCGAAGGAACACTCTTTGCGCTGTTTATGTCGATAAACAACCTAGGAAACACAGTTGGGTCGTTCATGGGAGCAGGACTGGCTTCACTTTTGGGAATATCTTCAGGATCCTTTGATAATATGTTTATGGGATTAGCCATTCAAGTGTTCTGCACTTATATTCCTGTaatgtttcttttcttgattcCAAAGGAAGCTACAGGAGTATCTGCATCATAG
- the LOC104731172 gene encoding uncharacterized protein LOC104731172, whose translation MASSSSSSSSTTSSSSLRSLLTTIFVLLFLIVSTAESVKSPFHPRDLLPHLPRQVSWPILNSLYGAADLLPTFIGTASSGNDSVQWKGACFFENTATLEFHNKSGSEFGGGTLHIKADKAHSWTCMDLYVFATPYRVTWTWYFISRHHTVEFPEWDGKAEYEYVKNKGISIFLMHAGMLGTLQALWDVFPLFTNTGWGESANLAFLEKHMGANFETRPEPWITNVTTDQIQSGDLLAISKIRGRWGGFETLEKWVSGAYAGHSAVCLRDSEGKLWIGESGNENEKGEDVIAILPWEEWWEFEQTKDDSNPQIALLPLHPDVRAKFDVAAAWKFARSMEGKPYGYHNLIFSWIDTISENYPPPLDAHLVASFMTVWSKMQPDYAANMWNEALNKRLGTEGLDLSDVLVEVEKRGSSFDRLLAVPEQDDWIYSDGKSTSCIAFILEMYKEAGLFGPLASSIQVTEFTIKDAYMLNFFETNASRLPTWCNDNDNVKLPYCQILGKYRMELPGYNTMEPYSHMNEQCPTLPPKYNRPDNC comes from the exons atggcgtcttcatcttcctcatcatcatcaacaacatcgtCTTCTTCGCTTCGCTCTTTGTTAACCACCATCTTCGTCCTACTGTTTCTAATTGTATCAACCGCTGAATCGGTGAAATCGCCGTTTCATCCACGCGATCTGCTTCCGCATTTGCCCAGACAAGTCTCGTGGCCGATTCTAAACTCTCTATATGGAGCCGCTGATCTGCTTCCTACTTTCATCGGAACAGCGAGTTCAGGGAACGATTCCGTTCAGTGGAAAGGTGCTTGTTTCTTTGAGAACACGGCTACGTTGGAGTTTCATAATAAGTCTGGTAGCGAGTTTGGTGGTGGCACGCTTCACATTaag GCGGATAAGGCGCATAGTTGGACTTGTATGGATCTTTATGTGTTTGCAACTCCGTATCGTGTGACATGGACTTGGTATTTCATTTCTCGACATCATACTGTGGAGTTTCCGGAGTGGGATGGTAAAGCTGAGTATGAATAT GTTAAGAACAAAGGAATTTCGATATTCCTTATGCATGCAGGGATGTTAGGAACACTTCAAGCACTGTGGGATGTTTTCCCTCTCTTTACTAATACTGGTTGGGGGGAAAGCGCTAACCTTGCGTTTCTTGAGAAACATATGGGAGCTAATTTTGAAACTCGCCCTGAACCATGGATTACGAATGTTACTACTGATCAGATCCAATCCGGTGATCTCTTAGCTATTTCAAAGATCCGTGGGAGGTGGGGTGGTTTTGAGACTCTTGAGAAATGGGTGAGTGGGGCATATGCTGGTCATTCCGCTGTTTGCTTGAGAGACTCTGAAGGAAAACTATGGATTGGTGAGTCCGGAAATGAAAACGAAAAG GGAGAAGATGTAATAGCGATATTACCATGGGAAGAATGGTGGGAATTTGAACAAACAAAGGATGACTCGAACCCTCAGATTGCATTGCTACCTTTGCATCCTGATGTTAGAGCCAAATTTGACGTTGCTGCTGCATGGAAATTTGCTCGCAGCATGGAGGGTAAACCATATGGTTATCACAACTTGATTTTTAGCTGGATCGATACCATTAGTGAAAACTACCCGCCTCCTCTAGATGCTCATCTt GTTGCATCTTTCATGACTGTTTGGAGCAAAATGCAGCCTGATTATGCTGCTAACATGTGGAATGAAGCCTTGAACAAAAGACTAGGAACAGAG GGTCTTGATCTTTCTGATGTACTGGTGGAAGTAGAGAAGCGCGGATCCTCATTTGACAGATTACTGGCAGTTCCCGAACAAGACGATTGGATATACAGCGATGGTAAATCAACCTCTTGCATTGCTTTCATTCTCGAAATGTACAAAGAAGCTGGCCTGTTCGGTCCACTTGCTAGTTCTATTCAAGTCACGGAATTCACG ATCAAAGATGCTTACATGCTCAACTTTTTCGAGACCAATGCAAGTCGTCTTCCTACATGGTGCAATGACAATGACAATGTGAAGCTTCCTTACTGTCAGATACTTGGGAAATACAGGATGGAACTTCCTGGTTACAACACCATGGAACCATACTCGCACATGAACGAACAATGTCCAACTCTCCCTCCAAAGTACAATAGACCAGATAACTGCTAG
- the LOC104731179 gene encoding uncharacterized protein LOC104731179, with amino-acid sequence MSVMLSGQMMGHVVARTQLILPRGNFADCIRCHGVRVSQTLKMGSKRSTCLSCDKPSQLCLCKKMRVPCFDNEVSVTILQHSLERKHALNSARIARLGLKNVSVTTVFDVHDEAEFVIRVIGSGCSKIDTNCSDSDYRVENGASLELDGSSKLSSSSVEKLEFENIGRLGFAESLKLSQHSGESSCQDSRVTDQKIGSCEEGKSEDLIRMCMKKHGVISNISHSLMVETTVENPSFDHILASPAAMDVLAKGFVVTKFSEGKLEFELEVPPGSALLFPSEESVKINDLRQKEELKLKNLIVLDGTWSKARRIYLENPWLKILCCHVKLEIEGTSLYKEVRRQPRAGCLSTIESIVYAMKEMGEDPKGLDNMLNVFESMVEDQRRCKDENFNKII; translated from the coding sequence ATGAGCGTGATGTTATCAGGACAGATGATGGGCCATGTCGTGGCCCGAACTCAGCTGATTCTGCCTCGAGGTAACTTCGCCGATTGTATACGGTGTCACGGCGTGAGGGtttcacaaaccctaaaaatggGGTCAAAGAGATCCACTTGCCTTTCCTGCGATAAACCAAGCCAGCTCTGCCTCTGCAAGAAGATGCGAGTTCCGTGTTTCGATAACGAGGTGAGTGTTACTATTCTTCAGCATAGTCTCGAGAGAAAACACGCGCTTAATTCAGCTCGAATCGCTAGATTAGGGCTTAAGAATGTTAGTGTGACCACTGTTTTCGATGTTCATGACGAGGCAGAGTTCGTAATCAGGGTTATTGGATCGGGTTGCAGCAAGATTGATACGAATTGTTCGGATTCTGACTATAGGGTAGAGAATGGAGCTTCTTTGGAACTTGATGGTAGCTCTAAGTTAAGTAGTAGCAGTGTGGAGAAGTTAGAATTTGAGAACATTGGTAGGTTGGGATTTGCTGAAAGTTTGAAGCTTTCTCAACATTCAGGTGAAAGTTCTTGTCAGGATTCACGGGTTACAGATCAAAAGATAGGTTCTTGTGAAGAAGGTAAATCAGAAGATCTGATAAGAATGTGTATGAAGAAACATGGTGTCATCAGCAATATCTCACACTCTTTAATGGTTGAAACCACTGTAGAGAATCCTAGTTTTGATCATATACTGGCTTCTCCTGCAGCCATGGATGTCTTGGCAAAAGGGTTTGTGGTAACAAAGTTTTCAGAAGGGAAGCTAGAATTCGAGCTTGAGGTTCCTCCTGGATCAGCACTGTTGTTCCCGAGCGAGGAATCAGTTAAGATCAATGATCTTAGACAGAAAGAAGAGTTGAAGCTAAAGAATCTGATTGTTCTTGATGGGACATGGTCAAAGGCAAGAAGAATATATCTTGAGAATCCATGGCTTAAGATTTTATGTTGCCATGTGAAACTGGAGATCGAAGGTACAAGTTTATACAAAGAAGTTCGGCGGCAGCCAAGAGCTGGATGTTTGTCGACAATAGAGAGTATTGTATACGCGATGAAGGAGATGGGCGAAGATCCTAAAGGTTTAGATAATATGTTGAATGTTTTTGAATCAATGGTTGAAGATCAAAGAAGATGTAAAGATGAGAACTTTAATAAGATCATCTAA
- the LOC104731188 gene encoding CRS2-associated factor 2, mitochondrial — translation MFPIRRTLAKEPKDSFLLLCNLRARFVSTDNCDPPFSPLSKPTKPSSEKKKKKETKQEQSSELVNKTKIPVISDLPFDFRYSYSETNPEIEPIGFREPKRFSPFGPGRLDRKWTGTSALASPEIDQSQWAEERERVLGEPLTDEEVTELVERYRHNDCSRQINLGKGGVTHNMMDDIHNHWKKAEAVRIKCLGVPTLDMDNICFHLEEKSGGKIVYRNINILVLYRGRNYDPKNRPIIPLMLWKPYPPIYPRLVKNVADGLTFEETKEMRNRGLHSPALIKLTRNGVYVNVVGRVREEFETEEIVRLDCTHVGMSDCKRIGVKLKDLVPCVPLLFKDEQIILWRGKRKGEEEVVANIDPEQ, via the exons ATGTTTCCAATTCGCAGAACGCTAGCAAAAGAGCCAAAGGAttcgtttttgttgttgtgtaatCTCCGAGCTCGATTTGTATCTACAGATAACTGTGATCCACCATTTTCGCCTCTCTCAAAACCCACTAAACCTtcttcagagaagaagaagaagaaggaaacgaagCAGGAACAGTCGTCGGAGCTGGTAAATAAAACGAAGATTCCGGTGATTTCAGACCTCCCTTTTGATTTTAGGTATTCGTATTCAGAAACAAACCCGGAAATTGAACCAATTGGATTCCGTGAACCGAAACGGTTTTCTCCGTTCGGACCGGGTCGATTGGACCGGAAATGGACCGGGACTTCCGCATTGGCTTCGCCGGAGATTGATCAGAGCCAATGGGCTGAAGAGAGGGAAAGAGTTCTCGGCGAGCCTTTGACTGATGAGGAAGTTACGGAACTTGTTGAACGGTATCGGCATAATGATTGTTCTCGGCAGATCAATCTCG GGAAAGGTGGTGTGACACACAATATGATGGATGACATTCATAACCATTGGAAGAAAGCTGAGGCAGTGAGGATCAAATGCTTAGGAGTACCTACTCTTGACATGGACAACATATGTTTCCACCTCGAG GAAAAATCTGGTGGAAAGATTGTATACAGAAACATAAACATTCTAGTTTTGTATCGGGGAAGGAACTATGATCCTAAGAATCGTCCCATCATACCACTCATGTTGTGGAAGCCTTATCCACCGATATACCCAAGACTTGTAAAGAATGTAGCCGATGGGTTAACATTTGAAGAAACCAAAGAGATGAGAAATCGTGGGCTTCATTCTCCTGCCCTAATCAAACTTA CTAGGAATGGTGTCTATGTTAATGTCGTGGGAAGAGTGAGAGAGGAGTTTGAAACAGAAGAGATTGTGAGACTAGATTGCACTCATGTTGGTATGAGTGACTGCAAACGAATCGGTGTGAAGCTAAAG GATTTGGTTCCATGTGTTCCCTTATTGTTCAAAGATGAGCAGATCATACTCTGGAGAGGGAAGAGGAAgggtgaagaagaggttgttGCAAACATTGATCCAGAACAATGA
- the LOC104731196 gene encoding polyadenylate-binding protein RBP45A-like, translating into MHQPPSNAAGAGQQSGQQQLWMMMQQQQQQQQQQRQSAPALGQLQQQYGAGSQNPEVKSLWIGDLQQWMDENYIMSIFNQSGEAVTAKVIRNKLTGQSEGYGFIEFVNRSVAEKYLQTYNGAQMPSGELTFRLNWAQAGAGERRQNEGADHTIFVGDLGPEVNDQMLTDTFKSVYVSIKGAKVVMDRTTGRSKGYGFVRFGDESEQMRAMTEMNGQYCSTRPMRIGPAANKNPLPVQPAVYQNTQGGNPGDSDPNNTTLFVGGLDTNVTDDELKSIFGQFGELIHVKIPPGKRCGFVQFANRASAEHALSVLNGTQLGGQSIRLSWGRTPNKQPDQAQWNGGGYYGGYPQQPQGGYEPYGYAPQPTQDPNAYYGGGYTGYGNYQQQRQ; encoded by the exons ATGCATCAACCACCGTCAAACGCCGCCGGAGCAGGACAACAATCAGGACAGCAGCAGTTGTGGATGATGAtgcaacaacagcaacagcagcagcagcagcagaggCAGTCGGCGCCGGCACTAGGTCAACTACAGCAGCAGTACGGAGCTGGATCTCAGAATCCAGAGGTCAAGTCCTTATGGATTGGAGATTTGCAGCAATGGATGGACGAGAACTACATCATGAGCATCTTTAATCAATCTGGAGAG GCTGTAACAGCTAAAGTCATTCGTAATAAGCTGACCGGACAATCTGAAGGTTATGGGTTCATTGAGTTTGTCAACCGTTCTGTAGCTGAGAAGTATTTGCAAACTTACAATGGTGCTCAAATGCCGAGCGGTGAACTGACGTTTAGGCTCAACTGGGCTCAGGCTGGTGCTGGTGAGAGACGCCAGAATGAAGGTGCTGACCACACAATTTTCGTAGGAGACCTTGGTCCTGAAGTCAATGACCAAATGCTCACGGATACGTTTAAGAGTGTGTATGTGTCTATAAAGGGGGCAAAAGTTGTGATGGACAGGACTACTGGGAGGTCAAAGGGATATGGATTTGTCAGGTTTGGGGACGAAAGTGAGCAGATGCGTGCCATGACCGAGATGAATGGTCAGTACTGCTCGACCAGGCCTATGCGTATTGGTCCGGCTGCCAATAAGAATCCTCTTCCGGTTCAACCAG CTGTGTATCAAAACACTCAAGGAGGAAATCCTGGAGATAGCGATCCAAATAACACAACA CTTTTTGTTGGAGGTCTGGATACTAACGTTACAGACGATGAGTTGAAGTCCATTTTCGGTCAGTTTGGGGAACTAATTCATGTGAAAATACCTCCAGGAAAACGTTGTGGATTCGTTCAATTTGCTAACAG GGCATCTGCAGAGCATGCACTTTCGGTGTTGAATGGGACACAATTAGGTGGACAAAGCATCCGGCTTTCGTGGGGGCGTACTCCTAACAAGCAG CCTGATCAAGCCCAATGGAACGGTGGTGGATACTATGGAGGATACCCTCAACAGCCACAGGGCGGCTATGAACCTTATGGCTATGCACCTCAACCAACTCAGGATCCTAATGCGTACTATGGTGGCGGTTACACTGGCTATGGCAACTATCAGCAGCAACGGCAG TGA
- the LOC104731203 gene encoding DEAD-box ATP-dependent RNA helicase 32, with the protein MGRPKKTRGMKKEMRLNEVEEIKLLNQWIESQKPDSGSNPLSFGPLPKDAKIGKFEDGKNGTVFSRYAGVRKFAQLPISDKTKRGLKEAKYVDMTDVQRAAIPHALCGRDILGAARTGSGKTLAFVIPILEKLHRERWSAEDGVGCIIISPTRELAAQTFNVLNKVGKFHKFSAGLLIGGREGVDVEKEKVNEINILVCAPGRLLQHMDETPNFDCSQLQILILDEADRVLDSAFKGQLDPIISQLPKHRQTLLFSATQTKKVKDLARLSLRDPEYISVHEEAVTATPTSLMQTVMIVPVEKKLDMLWSFIKTHLNSRILVFLSTKKQVKFVYEAFSKLRPGIPLKCLHGKMSQEKRMGVYMQFIEKQSVLFCTDVLARGLDFEKAVDWVVQMDCPEDVASYIHRVGRTARFYTQGKSLLFLTPSEEKMIERLQEARVPVKLIKANNEKLQEVSRLLAALLVKYPDLQGVAQRAFITYLRSIHKRKDKEIFDVSKLSIENFSASLGLPMTPKIRFTNLKTKKKGVFESSIAMEEPENAQECEAPPVVEKDLLGDYLDEEDFALKPHGEGKEVEKSTKEEVLMPGTRVLKNKKLKINLHRPFGSRVVLDEEGNSLAPLASVAGATGTEMALDEEKRKEFYKKVGAEMRKADAEDKKVEREKRREKRMKQKIKRKRGAMEEDEEDDEEEEEEGHDGSGSSEEETGRNRKRAKKIVFDNEEKEGGKINTDSISVAELEEIALKLITQS; encoded by the exons ATGGGAAGACCTAAGAAGACAAGGGGAATGAAGAAGGAGATGCGTCTCAATGAAGTCGAGGAGATCAAACTTCTGAACCAGTGGATCGAATCCCAGAAACCTGATTCAGGATCAAATCCACTTTCATTTGGTCCTCTTCCTAAAGACGCCAAGATCGGAAAATTCGAAGACGGCAAAAACGGCACCGTATTCTCGCGTTACGCAGGCGTAAGGAAGTTTGCTCAGTTGCCGATATCGGATAAGACCAAAAGAGGGTTGAAAGAGGCGAAGTACGTTGATATGACTGATGTACAGAGAGCTGCCATACCTCATGCTTTATGCGGAAGAGATATTCTCGGTGCTGCCAGAACTGGGTCGGGAAAAACTTTGGCTTTTGTTATTCCG ATCCTGGAGAAGTTACATAGGGAGAGATGGAGTGCTGAAGATGGTGTTGGATGTATTATTATATCTCCAACAAGGGAATTGGCTGCTCAAACTTTCAATGTTTTGAATAAAGTAGGAAAGTTTCATAAATTCAGTGCAGGGCTCTTAATTGGTGGGCGTGAAGGAGTTGACGTTGAGAAGGAGAAAGTTAATGAGATTAATATTTTGGTATGTGCTCCTGGTAGGCTTCTTCAGCATATGGATGAGACCCCAAACTTCGATTGTTCACAGCTTCAG ATTCTGATTTTAGATGAGGCCGACCGTGTTCTTGATTCTGCGTTTAAGGGGCAGTTGGATCCTATAATCTCACAGTTGCCTAAGCACAGGCAAACTTTGCTTTTCTCTGCAACCCAAACTAAGAAAGTCAAGGATCTAGCTAGACTCAGTTTGAGAGATCCTGAGTACATTAGTGTGCATGAAGAGGCGGTTACAGCTACTCCAACTAGCTTGATGCAGACTGTTATGATTGTCCCAGTGGAAAAGAAATTAGACATGTTATGGAGCTTCATCAAAACTCATCTTAATTCCAGGATTCTTGTTTTTCTCTCCACCAAGAAACAG GTCAAATTTGTTTATGAAGCATTCAGTAAGCTTCGGCCTGGAATACCTTTGAAGTGCCTTCATGGAAAAATGAGTCAGGAGAAAAGGATGGGAGTGTACATGCAGTTCATTGAGAAACAGTCAGTGCTGTTCTGTACTGATGTTCTTGCTAGAGGACTTGATTTTGAGAAGGCTGTGGACTGGGTTGTTCAG atgGATTGTCCTGAAGATGTAGCTTCTTATATTCACCGAGTTGGGCGTACAGCTCGTTTCTATACTCAAGGGAAGTCGCTCCTCTTTCTGACACCTTCGGAGGAAAAAATGATTGAGAGATTACAAGAAGCTAGAGTGCcggtcaaactcatcaag GCAAACAACGAAAAGTTGCAAGAGGTTTCTAGGCTGTTGGCTGCTTTATTAGTCAAGTATCCCGATCTTCAAGGTGTTGCTCAGAGAGCCTTCATCACATATCTGAGGTCCATCCACAagagaaaagataaagagattTTTGATGTGTCAAAGCTGTCGATTGAAAACTTTTCTGCTTCACTTGGCCTGCCAATGACTCCCAAAATCCGATTCACAAACCTTAAAACGAAGAAAAAGGGGGTCTTTGAGAGTTCTATCGCTATGGAGGAGCCTGAGAATGCACAAGAATGTGAAGCACCTCCGGTTGTAGAAAAAGATCTTCTGGGTGATTATTTAGATGAAGAGGATTTTGCTCTCAAGCCACATGGAGAGGGCAAGGAAGTAGAAAAATCAACCAAGGAAGAAGTTCTCAT GCCAGGAACTCGGGTTTTGAAAAACAAGAAGCTGAAGATCAATCTACACAGACCATTTGGGTCGAGGGTTGTGCTTGATGAGGAAGGCAATTCTTTGGCTCCCTTAGCCAGTGTAGCTGGTGCAACAGGGACTGAAATGGCCCTTGATGAAG AGAAAAGGAAGGAATTCTATAAGAAAGTGGGAGCGGAAATGAGGAAAGCCGATGCTGAGGACAAGAAAGTAGAGAGGGAAAAGAGGAGGGAAAAGAGAATGAAACAGAAGATTAAGAGGAAGAGAGGAGCCAtggaggaggatgaagaagatgacgaagaagaagaagaagaaggccatGATGGTTCTGgatcatcagaagaagaaacaggaaGAAATCGCAAAAGAGCCAAGAAAATAGTCTTTGACAATGAAGAAAAGGAAGGAGGAAAAATCAACACAGATTCTATCTCCGTAGCTGAGCTTGAAGAAATAGCACTCAAATTGATAACTCAATCATGA